From Neobacillus sp. PS2-9, the proteins below share one genomic window:
- the cwlD gene encoding N-acetylmuramoyl-L-alanine amidase CwlD codes for MSKRRIKIISFIAGLLVLFLILQHDFIEDDSWNTWNLPLSGKIILLDAGHGGPDGGAGTGKTLEKDIALEITLKVRDYLQQQGALVIMTRETDTDLADSDTKGYSRRKVEDLKKRLKMINKTDNDLFVSIHLNAIPSSRWSGAQTFYAPHHQENARAAKFIQEELRKNLENTNRKAKPLNQVYILKNAKKPGALVEVGFLSNPGEKAMLKKDSYQEKVAISIYKGIMRYFTNEKEIKEIDEG; via the coding sequence GTGTCGAAGCGAAGAATAAAAATCATAAGTTTTATTGCAGGTTTGCTTGTTTTGTTTCTCATTTTACAACATGACTTTATAGAGGACGATTCGTGGAATACGTGGAATCTTCCGTTGTCGGGTAAAATTATTTTGTTAGATGCAGGCCATGGAGGCCCGGATGGTGGAGCAGGAACAGGGAAAACCCTTGAAAAGGACATAGCATTAGAAATCACCTTAAAAGTAAGGGATTATCTCCAACAGCAAGGAGCCCTCGTTATTATGACGCGGGAAACGGATACTGATTTAGCCGATTCTGATACAAAAGGGTATAGTAGAAGAAAAGTGGAAGACTTGAAAAAAAGATTAAAGATGATTAATAAAACTGATAATGATCTCTTTGTAAGTATCCATTTAAATGCCATACCGTCCTCCAGATGGAGCGGAGCTCAAACCTTCTATGCACCACATCATCAAGAGAATGCAAGGGCAGCTAAATTTATTCAAGAAGAGCTACGCAAGAATTTAGAAAATACAAACCGAAAAGCAAAACCTTTGAACCAAGTATATATTTTAAAAAATGCAAAAAAACCTGGAGCACTAGTGGAGGTCGGCTTTCTTTCAAATCCTGGTGAAAAAGCGATGTTAAAAAAGGATTCCTATCAGGAAAAAGTAGCGATTTCTATTTATAAAGGAATTATGCGTTATTTTACTAATGAAAAAGAAATTAAAGAAATTGATGAAGGATGA